Part of the Zingiber officinale cultivar Zhangliang chromosome 6A, Zo_v1.1, whole genome shotgun sequence genome, CTCAATGACATAAAAGAATTCATATAGCCGACCTTATCTAATAGGacaaggtttggttgttgttgtatgtttctttttaaattttttgatttcAAAGTAAAACCAAATTCATTTCATTTAGGTGAATTAATGATATGCTAATGATTAAGTCCGTAATATTCAAACTCTTCACACTTTGTATGAGCAGGAGATTATGGGAGTTTTCAATGTGCCCCAAGGATCACTGAGTCTTTGTTCCTACAAGGTTATGATCATAATAATTGTGATGTACTAAATCGCTACTTGTGCTGAAATTATTGGATGGGTTATCAAATTTTGGTTGGACATTGCTTTTGAACCTAAATAATATTTTACCTTGATTTTGCTTGTTGAACAcatctttattttgtttttgGCCATGAGATGTTTCGACGCTACATTAGATGTGACAATTTTTCATTTTAGAGCGAGAACAGCAAGATTAAACTCGTTTACTATTCCTGTTATACAAATTTAAATCTTGTATATTGGTGGGAAATCTTTTGAACTTAATTGCTCGCCATTTAATCAAGCCACTGTTGTTAATCTTTCAAAAGAATGAAATAGTGAAACAGTAAAATGATACTAGTTAATTCTTCGTGTAGTTGTGATTGAAATAAATGCTTCTacttatttgtaaattatctGAAAAAGAATGTGATTTATAGGAACAGCATAAGGAATAGCTTTCATATCAACAAAACTTCCCTCAAAATTATTGCTTAACATGTTTTTCTCTGTTTGGATCAATAGATTGATTGGTTTATTCAGCTTGTTTTGTTTTCCATTCCATCCTGTTTGATCAGGGCCTTTTGTCTTTTCGAACATGTTCGATTCACTTTGTCTTTTCGAACTCATTCGATTAACTTGGCGTGTCTTGTTTGGCCTACCTAGCCAACTTGCTTTGCAGAATCCTTCCTCTCTTGCTTAATTCTACTAGTCTATGTCATGTGTTGCATGATTGATTGGATTAGTTCGTTCGGTTCACTTATCTTTTTCAATTTGTTAATTGTAGATCTATTTTGCTCAATCAAACTAGTTCACATGACGCAATCAACTTGATTGATACTTTAATTCACTCAATCCGTTTGTTCACTCAGCTTGCTCGATCCGTCATTCAGATTGATCCACCCAACTCAGCCCATCAGTTCTACTTGAATCATACAACCCATATGGTGTGCTTGACCTAATGGCcccttagattaaaaaaaaactgttttgCTCGTCTATGATATTGTTTTGCTTGTCTACTTGAATTACAGCATTGAatagaataagaaaaagaatttcCTAGTAAAACAAAAATAGAAGAGTAATTACTTTCCATACAGATTAATCAATGATTATTTCTTAGAATCGTAGCTCCCTGAAAATTAACATTTCATAGAATCTTACAATTGATTTCACTCCCTCTCAGTTTCCatgtcctctctctctctctccatcaAATTTGATTGATCATAGCTCCTAGAACTGGAGATTACTAAGGTAAtggatctaatttttttttttttttttattgatgataGCCCACTACTATGATGCTACCCTGAATCTGGCCTTGCCTTCCTTCAAGCTTGAAAGCACAAGTGTTTGTGAATCGTATCTGTAAAGCACGCCTCTGTCCGCACAACTAATGATTATCAACCGATAAGCTTTTATCACCCGAAGTGCAATGCAATGTAGTTGCCTTTTTGGGCtaataaataaaacttttcaaaatgaCACCACTGTTCCAAACATCCTACTGAATACTCTAATTTACTGAGTGAAATATAGTGTAGCAATTACTTCATCTATCTATCGTATAGCTTAGCTACCAATGAACCTTTGCATTCACACACACAAGCTTATGGTCCACCCCTAGATTTCCTACCGTGGCTTACTAGCATGACCAGATTGGCTGTATATTTGTGTATTCACTAGTCTGGTGGACAATGGCTTATGCATGCTAGGGATTATAATGCAAGATATGATGACTAAAATGATGCACAAAGTCATCTGTGAAGTTGATTTTCTAAACTGATCGCTTGAATAAAATTGATCGCCATTCTACTAAAGAACCTGTACACCATCAGCTTTGGTAGGAACCGAGGCAGCGCTCTTGAGTACAGGAAGTTGATCTACATGCCTATATCTCCATCAGTAGTGACTTTGGTTTCACAGTACCACAGAGGCCGCTTGAAGCACCGTGAGATATCCAACAATGAATCAACTATGGCTGACATTCACACACTGTTAAGTTGCTGGAGTTCTTGCGAGATAACAACAATTTGGCAGCAAATGAAACAGTGGATCCTTGCGATATTAAGCTTCTTGGGCAACCTGCGTATAAAGAGAATGTGGGCTGGTTAGGCATCCTAAAATCTGATTTAGTTCCCTCTTCAAAGTAATATTTGGTAAGAATTGTAACTTGCCTTGCCATTATGTGATGCAATACATACAAGAATTGATGAAAGCCGATGATCAGATGCTCCACTGATTTCGGCTCCCATCCTCATAACATTTAACAGATATGACAGAGCTTCGTCGGTTATAACTTCACCAGGAACCATGACTGGAATACCAGGTGGGTATGGGCATATCAACTCGCCACAGATCTCTCCGAGGCTTTCGCTAATGCTTACTCTCCTTTTTTTGGCAAAAAATGCATCCCTAGGACTGAGTTGCATGGAACCATATGTAGTCAGATCTGGAATTAGAACTCCATTCTCCACACCAGATTGTAGATTGCTgcctttaaagaatttaatggaAACTGTTTTAAAGCCGGAAATAAGCCTCTCAACATCTTTCCTAGTTGTACCCAAGTTGACTGCGAATGTTAAGGATTTGCTTCCTACGAGTTCAGGTATTATGTGATGTCCTTCCCAGAGTTCCTCGTCAGCCAAATAGCCTGACATATGGAGCTGAGATACTCCAAGAGTGATGCGCAAGGGATCAATAGCCGGAAAACCAGAGACAAAACAAGAAGACTCCAGCAAAGATACCCCTGGAATTTTTCTTATTTCATGTTTTGCGAGCAAGGACAAGGCCAAGGCATTCGAAAAAATTGTATCTGGCTTTTCTTCTATCTGAGCTCTTGCAGCATCTAATGATGCAAGTAACAGATAACTTGGGCTGGAACTCTGCAGAATTTGAAGGCATTTGGTTATCCTCTCCCTGTCTATAAGGTTTCCAGATGCATGCAACATAGATGACTGTGTGAGAGAGGATAGAACCTTGTGGGTTGACTGGACAGCCAGGTCTGCACCCTGTTCGAGTGCAGTGCTCGGGAAGTTTGGATGAAACCGAAAATGAGCACCATGAGCTTCATCCACTATAACAGGAATACCTCGTGAGTGACAAAGTTTCATGATCTCACTCAAATTAGAGCATATGCCATGGTAAGTAGGCGAAGTTACTAAAACTGCAGCTGGAGCTTTTCTGCCCCCCTCCAATTCTTTTATGGCTGTCTCAACTTGTGTTGGTGTTACTCCACCAGCAATGTCCCAGTGAGAACTATATTCTGGTAGAATGTACTTTGGCATCGCACCAGACAGTATGAGACCCGAGGTTGCAGAAATATGAGAATTCCGTGGTAGAATTAGTACATCACCCGGACAACAAGTAGCCATTATGGACGCTTGTATGCCACAAGTGGTGCCTCCAACAAGAAACCAAGTCTCAGATGCACCAAACAATTTTGCTGCTTTTACCTGAGCATCTAAAATTGCACCTTTTGGAGAGAATAAATCGTCCAACTCAGGGAGTTCTGGTAGATCATGTGTAAAAGTTCCATGACCAATAAGATCAGACAATCCATATGGAGCTGCTTTCCCCCTGTTATGTCCCGGGAAGTGAAAGCAAGCGACATCCTCTTCTGCAGTAGCTTTCAGGGCGTCAATCAAAGGTGCATCAGTTCTCTTGGTCAATATCGATGAATCATCTAAAGTATCAGGATCTGATATTCCTTCAACACTCATTAATGTTACACATTTCTTCCTTCTATGCCTCAACAACCTTTCCTGCCAGAGATTCAGAAGATTTGTAAGTAAAATTTTGATTCCTGGCTGTTGTTGACTTTGGCATGAACAAATGAACATTTCTGATCAAACCATTTACAGATCAAAGAATCATTGGAAATGCACAATTTAGCTTAACTTAAAAGGGAGTGCAATTGTTGCTCATTTCCATCCCTTACCAGGAGTTTAACACGACAATATCATGAGGTGTTGGATGTAAAATAGAAACCTAATAATTGAATGAACTTCATGGAGCACTTGCCCTGGCCTAAAAGTCGTAGACAAATCACATTATCCTCTGTCTTTGTGCTTGTTTTTGCTTTCTTTCTTCATACGCTTTTTGTCATCACTAGTTCATGAATCTAGGATAGTTCTCTTTTTTTGTGATATTTAACATTTTCTGTTTTCTTGAAAGAAATTGTAATCACTTGTATAATGTTTAAATTATAAGATTACAAAATCAAATAGATGAAATACAAGATTATTTAATATTGATAGCTGATGAAATAAAGTTCTCTGACTGGATGCTCTCAATATTGGCATTTCAGAAATATCATTTTAGTTCCAGTTTTAACTCGAAATGAGCAGAAAAATTGGATACTGTATAGAATGATAACATTGACTTCAGCTGAAGAACTCTCACATGCATTTTATCAAACATGTACAAGACTTgactaaacttaattttgaatataGCTTGATTCATTCAAGAACAGAAGGGCCACATTAAAGCAATCCAAAAGTTTtgcaaaaatacaaaaaaaaaaattttaaatcgaCTGATTTAGACACTAAGAAGAAGAGAATTTTTCTAGCTCAAAATCAAATAAGTAGAAAAATCGGATGGTATAAAGAATGATAACATAGACATAAACAGAAAATCCTCACACGTGCATTTTATCAAACACATACAATAAATGGCAGTTTAAAATAGGAACAAATAGTTTATTCATTCAACAAGAACAGAAGGGCAAATATTAGCGTAATCCAATAGGTTTTAAGGGAAAAAAGGTCTTTTACAATGTGGATTAGAGGAAGAATAGACAAAGAGGAACAGAGACTGAAAGGGGGCGTACAGCAGAAATTGCAGGCTTCCACTGCTGAGAGATCAAACACCTTTGGTTATTTAAACACTCATGGAAGTTAGATACCTACAAAAGCATCAGAAGGAACAATTAAACATCTCGATTGCAGAAACAAAACTCAGGTTTTTTGTGGCATTTAAAGGGAGAGAACGCACGGACGGGAGAAGATCTGAGGCTGGATGAGAAATCACAGAAGATGTGTGCGCCCAGATGAACATGGCCATGGATGGGCGTCGACGCTGTTGAAGTAGCAAAAAAACGTCAAGGAAAcatagagaaagagaaagaaacaGCAATGTGAAAACACAAAGAAACATTGCGCGTTTAGATCCCGATACTCACCGGAAGTAGCCGGAGGCCGGCCTTCGATGCTGGAAGGGAGAGAAGAGCGAGGTCGCCGGCGACGGCGAGACCGCGAGGATGTAGATGTAAAAGGCTGAGCCGGAGTGGACCCTCTGGGCCGAATCTGCCCGGCCCTTTAAAGATAGTGGACTGGACGACGAAGACAATATCGCCACCTGGCGAGTGATGATTGGATTTACTACTGGGACCGCCAAAAAATGTCTCAGCTGCACAGTTGTTAGCTTCTCATTAGTTTATTCTTCATTACATAGACGCAATTAAGACATAATGATTATTTGGCATGCGGTAGTAAATTAGTTagatttaaaggatttttaattaaAAGTATTATTCTTATTTTGATGCTAACATTAAAAtgctattaataataatattttaaaaaattgagaTGTTTAATTTTCTAAAGGAGAATTATCTTGCTTTAGTGGTAGTGCTAGTCAACTTCTATTGGGATGCTAATATTGAAGTTTGAGCATtaacaaaaatataaattaatatttttgtatttattattatttcattcCTACAATTTGTTAGTGTCCCTACTGAAAAGTCTACAGCCCCATCACTATTTGTCTTCGTTCAGTCTTCAAAGTTCAACCTCAATATTTTTCTTTCattcatccaaaaaaaaaaaaaaaaaacaaaaaaacaaaatcaaGAGTGTAACACGAGGTGACACATCGACAACATAGATAGCGAATGACAACAACAGATGCATTGTATTTGTTGAGCAAAACCCTAGTTAATAACTGGTGGCTTAGGAATTTGTAGTGGAGTTGAATATCTGCACTTGCATTGAGGAGTCTTTATCATTCTATTTGGATGATATATGCCTAAAAGCAAGGTTGTTTTTATCAAGTGTATGGTAAAAGATCTGGTGCTTCCTTTCATGTCCTTGTCAGTCGATATTAGAATTAACATGAAAAAAATAACTAATGATAATTGAGAAGGTAAATGAATAGGATGAGTTACACATGGTGTAAGCATTTACGTCGCACAAGTCCCAAGATTCGACTCTTTAACCTCAAATGATAAACCTTTATCTATTTATCATCTCAGTTATACacacatattttaaaaattatcaaagagCTCACTAAATTTTAGTATTTATTAAaagacatttttaaaaaaatattttttattaaaaaaactatagatttatatatataatttcatggCTTGGCCTCGTGGCTGGCCGAATCGCTAAGTCACACGACATGTCATTGGCCGTGGGTCaaagatatttttaataaaaaataaaaataaaaaatggttcAGCGTTTGATAAATATAATACCCATTTGAATATTTGATCATTTTAGAAGCTTACATGGGTCTTTTGGTAAAATGCCTTTCAAATAAATGGATTGCAAGTATTTACGAACTAAATTAAACTTCTAGACTAAGGGCATCCACCATCATAAAACTTCTCTATGAACTCCTTTGTTATTATACATatccctccactataaaaaaaatcTCTCAATAACTCCTTTATTGATCTTatacttttcattatatatatttctttcaCCTTTCTATTCtacattatatataattaaattttaataaaatttaaattcacaacttattaatctcaaataacattaataattaaaaaatacataaatattatagtaaatgtataaaaattaataaattattttccaTTGATGATAACCGTAGCGTGCCTAGATATACTCAACCAAGTCGGCTCGAAGTTGATGATACAGTTGATTATCACGTAGTTCACAATTTCTTCGGATGTATTCTTGAAATTCTTGTGTGAAACCTTAAAATATTTGTAATGGAGGATCTCCTTCATCATCCGACCAATTGAatactgttagtattagccctagtaccaattatgagatgattgacaatgacactttttgtatcatattttacttattaataaaagacaacatTGTTTATTATATTACTTCagttcagtgtcgaatgaataagtataataatgttctagGATAGTAGACTCTAGTCTACAAcatattaattggttgaattgatagtaggATGTTGTGGATATAtcgaacactactcttaactatttctagtcatgcattaatatacaagaacaatattaatgtgttgagactatcATGTTGGTCAATGGATTACTTAATCCgacaagttatggatatgagatattaggttagcacatgagtatatatattaaaaaatatgtactgaatgacccgccatgagaatgttttatgaatcgttatatgagtatcataagcattctcatgtgactattattatgaatagtccttagatctgaagtcactacggttccctagataaggagttgtatactttgttATCGACAAACGTCATCTATAACAGGGTGGatcataaagtcgatcactgggtatacaataaattatgtggagggatatgcgtgatgtagatgagatttatctcttctatatgatggaagtgatatctgtgggccccttgattagtaggacacaagaatgtatgactatgcttaaatgagtcaatatgtgatattgagcttatttgattaagtgtgtctacttagagatcaagaaacacaaagattgataaaagaatgacacggtttatgcctcattgatcaatctagatatcaaggatagaaggattgagtcatacaagataataggcACAGAAAGGTTAAatcggatctcaacattcttaccacttaggtagcaatgatgtcttgctagatgtcactcattgtatatgtgtctaaaatagttttagagacatCGCCAACATTGTGAGAACTTATTGGGTTACACACAAATaacaagttgatttggagatgagctcatatgatggatcattgaaataagcctaattcaaattggactcattgagttagactcaaattggatccaactatattagactcattgagtcaattggattgatgattaatgagttaaaCTCATTGAGTGATTTAATGAATTTGagttcatgaagaaagaggagtgctcaatttgaattactcatgcattggatgaagagtggataatttgaattgctcatgcattggattTATTAGATGAagataaatattaatgtcaattatggcaattgacattaaggcaattTCATGAATGAATAAAAAGGGGTTtgtggattcattttcatgatgagacgttggttcttgctcttcttcttctcctctcttccactCTTAGCCGAATCTTTCAAAGAGGTTGCTTGCACAACTTTTGGTTGATTTTCTTCACAACTTttaagtttgtgagacaaacgaagatttattcgtgtggatactgtagaGGCGCAATCACTTGATCGCATTGAGATCCACATCTAAAGAAATgttgttgtcgggattgcgaagggcacacaacaaagatATACCTTTTAACAAACCTATGgcttccttcgcatggatcttttggATAGAAACTTATTTTTTTCCGCTGCACTTTTCGACGTGTTTAGCGCTATAGTTCCTTATAAATACTGCATCTTCCTCATTTTTCAATAATCATGTTGTACAAAATAATGCATGTATATATAATGTCCTTCAAATTATCCTTATACCAAAATCGTCTTAACCCTCTTATCATTGCCCATCAAGATTGGAGCACCCTAAATGTCCGCTCAACATCCTTTCTCATGACCTCTTGTCGTTCCTTAAACATTTTTCTCTTGGGATCCTGGGGGCATGGAAAGCTCTTGACGAAAGTAGCCCATTTTAGATAGATTTCATCAGTCAGATAGTATCATTTTGTATATTGTATATTGTTAACCGTAAAATTAACCTCAGGTGCATTTTCTTGTAAGACGTTGTTGAATAAAGGTTATACGTTAAGCACGTTGATATCATAACGTGATACTGCAAATCCCAAAAAAAGGCGAGCCATATCTATAAGTCCGCAGACGCGACTACTTCAAGTACAATTGTTGGGACGTCATCATCTCTCCAAGTAAATTAGCCTTTCCAAGCATTGGGATAATTTTTTCACTACCAATGTATACAATCAAGACCACCCAACATACCAGGGAAGCTGTATCTCTGCTAGCTTATGCATTTCAGGCAAGTGATGGATATCAGTAGCATTAGATCTTCTCAAATTTTGGGCCCTGAACATTTCAATTATACATTGACAGAAGTTATTTCAACAATTTGTAGGTACTCATTATAATGATCAACAAAGACTCCATACGCCAATTAACGGATAACCGTTGTGCATTTCTGAAGTGGCGATAAACCTTTTTTTCCCGTCGCATAGACCTTCGATTGAAAATATTCTGAATGATTTTTTAAGACATCGACTATACGAAAAAATAATCATCTTTGCATTCGGAATCGACGTCGGAATATATTATCA contains:
- the LOC121996538 gene encoding arginine decarboxylase-like, with translation MAMFIWAHTSSVISHPASDLLPSVSNFHECLNNQRCLISQQWKPAISAERLLRHRRKKCVTLMSVEGISDPDTLDDSSILTKRTDAPLIDALKATAEEDVACFHFPGHNRGKAAPYGLSDLIGHGTFTHDLPELPELDDLFSPKGAILDAQVKAAKLFGASETWFLVGGTTCGIQASIMATCCPGDVLILPRNSHISATSGLILSGAMPKYILPEYSSHWDIAGGVTPTQVETAIKELEGGRKAPAAVLVTSPTYHGICSNLSEIMKLCHSRGIPVIVDEAHGAHFRFHPNFPSTALEQGADLAVQSTHKVLSSLTQSSMLHASGNLIDRERITKCLQILQSSSPSYLLLASLDAARAQIEEKPDTIFSNALALSLLAKHEIRKIPGVSLLESSCFVSGFPAIDPLRITLGVSQLHMSGYLADEELWEGHHIIPELVGSKSLTFAVNLGTTRKDVERLISGFKTVSIKFFKGSNLQSGVENGVLIPDLTTYGSMQLSPRDAFFAKKRRVSISESLGEICGELICPYPPGIPVMVPGEVITDEALSYLLNVMRMGAEISGASDHRLSSILVCIASHNGKVAQEA